A single region of the Silene latifolia isolate original U9 population chromosome 8, ASM4854445v1, whole genome shotgun sequence genome encodes:
- the LOC141596891 gene encoding vacuolar protein sorting-associated protein 9A-like isoform X1, with protein MENNEMFSSSTVQLTWQDFLQRMRHPSAAEFVKAIKSFIVSSSNNPPDPERDSAAVQQFLSNMEAAFRAHPLWAGCSEEELESAGEGLEKYVMTKLYDHVFASVPEDVKADEQLFEKMALVQQFIRPESLDIKSTFQNESSWLLAQKELQKINLHKAPREKLACILNCCKVITNLLHNAAVTANENTPGADEFLPVLIYVTLKANPPQLHSNLQYIQRYRSHSRMVSETAYYFTNILSAVSFISNIDAQALSMDEMEFERNMESAQAVLSGLTSDFENSTNAESVSTPKPLKYSQLTSSPNVKDASGQSHKSSHSSATRSASKDDLSSKDHSSFTKNMSISDLEEKGASTILKENDINNVFEEFPYTFASVGDLTLRDVEDLLNNYKKLVFKYACLARGLGVTPALPTPSLPQPRAHNLVEKEERPETSKESDSLNKSSQSGLEVAESRPLLQDTVLSLQGEERVEVSAVENSEQIVSEERLDALSNSPLNKAMAPSTEEQNHDIQ; from the exons ATGGAGAACAATGAGATGTTTAGCTCGTCAACGGTTCAATTGACATGGCAGGACTTCCTCCAGCGCATGCGCCATCCTTCCGCTGCCGAATTCGTCAAAGCTATCAAAAG CTTCATTGTCTCCTCGTCAAACAATCCTCCTGATCCAGAAAGGGATAGCGCTGCTGTACAGCAGTTCCTTTCCAACATGGAAGCTGCCTTTAGGGCTCATCCTCTGTGGGCCGGTTGTTCAGAGGAGGAGCTTGAGAGTGCTGGTGAA GGACTGGAGAAGTACGTGATGACGAAGTTATATGATCATGTTTTTGCTTCAGTTCCAGAAGATGTGAAAGCTGATGAGCAGCTTTTTGAAAAGATGGCATTAGTCCAGCAATTCATTCGACCCGAGAGTTTAGATATCAAGTCAACCTTTCAAAACGAGTCATCATGGCTG CTAGCACAAAAGGAGCTCCAAAAAATAAATCTGCACAAGGCACCGAGAGAAAAACTTGCATGTATTCTCAATTGCTGCAAAGTGATAACTAATTTGCTACACAATGCTGCTGTCACTGCAAATGAGAATACTCCTGGAGCTGATGAATTTCTGCCAGTTCTTATTTACGTCACCTTAAAG GCAAACCCTCCGCAGCTGCATTCAAATTTGCAGTATATACAGCGATATAGGAGTCATTCCAGAATGGTCTCAGAGACAGCCTACTACTTCACAAACATCCTATCGGCCGTGTCCTTTATCTCCAACATTGATGCACAGGCCCTTTCAATGGATGAAATGGAATTTGAGAGGAATATGGAGTCGGCTCAAGCAGTTTTATCTGGTCTAACATCAGATTTTGAGAATTCTACAAATGCTGAAAGTGTATCCACACCAAAACCCTTGAAGTACAGTCAGCTAACTTCTTCCCCTAATGTAAAGGATGCCTCAGGGCAGTCACATAAATCGTCACACTCTTCAGCCACAAGATCAGCCAGCAAGGATGATTTATCTTCAAAAGATCATTCATCTTTTACGAAAAATATGTCCATCTCTGATTTAGAGGAGAAGGGCGCATCTACAATATTGAAGGAAAATGACATTAACAATGTTTTTGAGGAATTCCCTTACACCTTTGCTAGTGTTGGTGATCTAACCTTGCGTGACGTTGAAGACTTGCTTAATAACTACAAGAAGCTTGTTTTTAAGTACGCTTGCCTTGCTAGAGGATTAGGTGTTACACCCGCGCTTCCCACCCCTTCACTTCCTCAACCGAGGGCCCACAACCTGGTTGAAAAGGAGGAGCGGCCAGAAACCAGTAAAGAATCTGATAGTTTGAACAAAAGCTCACAATCTGGGCTGGAAGTTGCTGAATCTCGGCCATTATTACAGGATACCGTTCTTTCCCTTCAGGGTGAAGAAAGAGTTGAAGTATCTGCAGTTGAAAATTCTGAACAGATTGTGTCGGAAGAGAGGCTTGATGCCTTGTCAAATAGTCCACTCAACAAGGCAATGGCACCTTCAACCGAAGAACAGAATCATGACATACAATAA
- the LOC141596891 gene encoding vacuolar protein sorting-associated protein 9A-like isoform X2 has product MEAAFRAHPLWAGCSEEELESAGEGLEKYVMTKLYDHVFASVPEDVKADEQLFEKMALVQQFIRPESLDIKSTFQNESSWLLAQKELQKINLHKAPREKLACILNCCKVITNLLHNAAVTANENTPGADEFLPVLIYVTLKANPPQLHSNLQYIQRYRSHSRMVSETAYYFTNILSAVSFISNIDAQALSMDEMEFERNMESAQAVLSGLTSDFENSTNAESVSTPKPLKYSQLTSSPNVKDASGQSHKSSHSSATRSASKDDLSSKDHSSFTKNMSISDLEEKGASTILKENDINNVFEEFPYTFASVGDLTLRDVEDLLNNYKKLVFKYACLARGLGVTPALPTPSLPQPRAHNLVEKEERPETSKESDSLNKSSQSGLEVAESRPLLQDTVLSLQGEERVEVSAVENSEQIVSEERLDALSNSPLNKAMAPSTEEQNHDIQ; this is encoded by the exons ATGGAAGCTGCCTTTAGGGCTCATCCTCTGTGGGCCGGTTGTTCAGAGGAGGAGCTTGAGAGTGCTGGTGAA GGACTGGAGAAGTACGTGATGACGAAGTTATATGATCATGTTTTTGCTTCAGTTCCAGAAGATGTGAAAGCTGATGAGCAGCTTTTTGAAAAGATGGCATTAGTCCAGCAATTCATTCGACCCGAGAGTTTAGATATCAAGTCAACCTTTCAAAACGAGTCATCATGGCTG CTAGCACAAAAGGAGCTCCAAAAAATAAATCTGCACAAGGCACCGAGAGAAAAACTTGCATGTATTCTCAATTGCTGCAAAGTGATAACTAATTTGCTACACAATGCTGCTGTCACTGCAAATGAGAATACTCCTGGAGCTGATGAATTTCTGCCAGTTCTTATTTACGTCACCTTAAAG GCAAACCCTCCGCAGCTGCATTCAAATTTGCAGTATATACAGCGATATAGGAGTCATTCCAGAATGGTCTCAGAGACAGCCTACTACTTCACAAACATCCTATCGGCCGTGTCCTTTATCTCCAACATTGATGCACAGGCCCTTTCAATGGATGAAATGGAATTTGAGAGGAATATGGAGTCGGCTCAAGCAGTTTTATCTGGTCTAACATCAGATTTTGAGAATTCTACAAATGCTGAAAGTGTATCCACACCAAAACCCTTGAAGTACAGTCAGCTAACTTCTTCCCCTAATGTAAAGGATGCCTCAGGGCAGTCACATAAATCGTCACACTCTTCAGCCACAAGATCAGCCAGCAAGGATGATTTATCTTCAAAAGATCATTCATCTTTTACGAAAAATATGTCCATCTCTGATTTAGAGGAGAAGGGCGCATCTACAATATTGAAGGAAAATGACATTAACAATGTTTTTGAGGAATTCCCTTACACCTTTGCTAGTGTTGGTGATCTAACCTTGCGTGACGTTGAAGACTTGCTTAATAACTACAAGAAGCTTGTTTTTAAGTACGCTTGCCTTGCTAGAGGATTAGGTGTTACACCCGCGCTTCCCACCCCTTCACTTCCTCAACCGAGGGCCCACAACCTGGTTGAAAAGGAGGAGCGGCCAGAAACCAGTAAAGAATCTGATAGTTTGAACAAAAGCTCACAATCTGGGCTGGAAGTTGCTGAATCTCGGCCATTATTACAGGATACCGTTCTTTCCCTTCAGGGTGAAGAAAGAGTTGAAGTATCTGCAGTTGAAAATTCTGAACAGATTGTGTCGGAAGAGAGGCTTGATGCCTTGTCAAATAGTCCACTCAACAAGGCAATGGCACCTTCAACCGAAGAACAGAATCATGACATACAATAA